The following DNA comes from Cetobacterium somerae ATCC BAA-474.
TATTAATTTTTAATTTTATGTAGATTCTTTTATTTTATATGTTTAGATTTAAAGTTTTAGTGTAAAAATTAACCTCAGTAATATTATTCATTCTATAATAACCATATCAATAAAATACTTACCTATCTAATTACAAAATAACTTAATTAGGGGAGTGACACTATAATGAATATTGTAAATCTTATAAAAAAGCACTGGAAAGAATTTTTTTTAATAACTATAATCATTTTTATTCTCAATTTAATCGAAGTTAAATTTTTTAATAAAATATTCAGTTGGTGGGAGGCTTTAAAAATAATAATTATTTCTTTCATAGTATCTCTAAATTTAAAGAAAAAATAATTATATAAACTTTAGTTAAACTGGAGGATTAAAATGAATGTCTTGGATTTTGTAAAAAAATATTATAAATCTTTTTTTCTATACTTCGTAGGAATTACCCTTTTTAATTTTCTATATGCATATTTTTTTAATGATACATTTAGTCTATTAAGTAGCTTGTTTCTCTCATTTATTTGTTTTTTTGTATCTTTAACAAATTCTAAAAAATAATTTTAATAAATTTATCTGGAGAGTTCTGAAATGAAAAAAATTGATTTTGATGATTTAATTGGAGTACTTATAGGAATTTTAACTTTAATTTTAGGGTTTTTTCTTCATTTAAGCACCCGCTAAAAAGGTTAAAACTTTTTTTATTTTATAAATTAATAATTTTATTTTTTTAGAAAGTGAGAATTAAAATGAATATTATAAATTTTGTAAAAAAACGATATAAATTACTTATTTTAAGTTTTGGTGGAACTATTTTATTTAGATTTTTATTTGCTAAACTTTTCAATGGGACGTTTAGTATTTCTAATAGTATAGTTTCTGGTGGAATTCTATTTTTTATATTTTTAAAAGATTCTAAAAATAAATAAAATCTTAATTTATAATAAATTTAAAACTTTTTTATAAAACCTGTGGTCTAAATATTATAATAAGTGTTAAAAGTAATAAATAATTTAATCCCCCCAGATAAGAACCTCTATCCCCCCCAGAGGTTCTTATTATTTTTTGCAAATATACTCTAATAGTAATATAATTAAAAAAATAGATCTTTAAATTCTTACAAATGGAGGTATTTAAAATGAATGAGAAATGGGATAACCTAGCTGAAATTCTAAAAACCAGCAATAACATTGTTTTTTTCGGTGGAGCAGGAACCACCATAGAAAATAGGCTTAAATACATCCAAAATAAAAATAGTGGTAGAAATTAATCTATCTTTTTTATTTTAATCTATATAGCAAGTAAACTCATATTTTTCTTCACACCATTTATAGATGCTCTCTTCTTTAAACTCATTAATAAAATTCAAATTTAAAGGAATACCAATAGTATTTCCATCACATAGTATTTTTATTTGATTAAAATTAAATTTCTGATTAAATAAAGGATATTTTAATTTTTCACTTATTAAGTTATTCTGATTAGTAATTACCACTTTTCTTACTTCTGTAAGTGTAGCTAACGTACTTAATATAATAGTTGATTCTACCTCAAATAAACACTCATTATTATAAAAACTATCAAGTACTTCTATTTTATACCCTGAATTTATTTCCCTATTACAAATTATATCTTGAAAAAAGTACAATATATCAATCCCAAATATAGTTTTATCTTTTTTTATTTCATTATAAAATTCTCTATATAGAAAATATGCGATAAAATTTGTTATTAATATTAATGACCTTTTTTCTCCTTCTGTAAACGTTCTTAAAAGACAAGTAAATTTATTTAAAATTTTTCTTATTTGTCGAATAGATTTTATTTTAATTTCTTTATATTTTGTTTCTAATATTTTAATCAATAACGCCTTCATAAAAATTTCAAAATTTAATTCTCCATCTTTTATAAGTGCTTCCTTTGTGTATTTATAATTTTCATATTCTATTTGTAAAAAATCTGATATATCTATTTCAGGGAATATTAACTGAAGATCAAAAAACTTTTCGAAATAATCTTCATTTTCTCTATTACAACCATACAAATTTTCAACAGTATATTTTAATTGTTCTTTATTTATAAGGAATATAAAAGTTAGATTATAAATATCAAAAATATGCTTTATTGCTTCTAATAACTCAATTGCATAACTTGGCTTACATCTATCTAATTCATCCAAAATTATAACTCTTTTTGAAGTTCCCACACTAATACCAAAACTTTCTTTAAAACTTTTAACTAAATCTTTGTATTTTTTATACTCTTCTACCACAGAACTATCTATTCCCTGAAATATAGATTTTATATTAATTATATCTTCATTTGTAAAGTTCAGCTTTTTTAATAAAGCTGTTCCAAATATTTTAGTGGCTACTCCACCTATATTTTTTATTAATTTTTCACCTTTTTCTATTGTATCTGAAGATAGATTTAAATCACTTCCATTTATTTCTCCAATCAAAGATTTCATAGGATCACTGAAATAATCTGTTTCCCAAGCATTTATAGCTTTAGCTTTTATTCCATTCTCTCCTAATTTTTCTACCAATACATCTTTTAATAGAGTTTTTCCCATTCCCCAAGAAGCATCAATTGAAATTGTTTTTATTCTTTCTTTTTCATAAATCTCTCTATCAAATGTTGAATCTATAAGTGGTATCAAGTGATTCACAAACCTTTTCCTATTTTCTGTTAACTTTTCATAATACATTCAATTTCCCCCTTATAATTTCTAATAATAGTTTAATTCTAACTTTTCTAAAAGTCAATTTTATAAAATAAATACTTTATAATTATTCTAAAGTTGTATTTAGATAAATCAAATAATATAATATTACTATAATCATTAAAAGTGAGGTGTTACCATGAATAATAAATTAAAGAAAATTTATGAATTAAAAAGTGAACTAGATCATAGAATACCTCTTAATCAAGGTGAAATAAAAAGAATAAAAGAAAACTATATAATTAAAAATACATATAATTCAAATGCTATCGAAGGAAATGCTCTTACTGAAATGGAAACTAGATTTGTTATTGAAACTAATTTAGCTGTAGGTAAAAAGTCTTTAAAAGATCATTTAGAAATTAGAAACTACTATAATGCTTTACTTTATATTGAAACTTTAACAAACGAAATTTTATCTGAAGAAAATATAAAAACTGTTTATGCTATACTTTTAGATGGGCTTAATTGTACTAACAAAGGCAAATACAGGACTACCGTTACTTCTCAAGAAATGAATGATTTAATGGCTTGGTATACTTCTAAACCTGTTACTATTAACAGAATTATTGAATTTATTTGTAAATTTATTAATATCCACCCATTCATTGATGGGAATGGTAGAACTTTAAGACTACTAACTAATTTAGAGCTTTTAAAACTTGGATATCCTCCTATAACTATTTTGACTACTGACAAATTAGAGTACTACCAAGCTCTTGATAACAGCTATTATGAAAATTATGAGAAAGTCTATGATTTTTTTTATAATTGTATAATCGAAAGTTTAAATGAGTATTTAAGTTTTATAAATTAAAAATAGGAGCTAAATTTATGAAAAATAAGAATTTAAAAATAAGAATAATTGGTTCTCCTGGAAGTGGAAAAACTTATATCAGTAATTTTTTAAGTAAAGAATTAAATATTAAAACTACAGATTTAGATAATATATTTTGGAATACTTCCTCAACTGGCAATAGAATAAAAAATGATTACATCAATCGAGAATCTAGATTAAATTTGATTTTATTAAACAACTCATGGATTATAGATGGTGTTTATATCAATTCTTGGACTTTCTCCACTTTCTCTGAAGCTGACTATATTTTAGTAATCAAAACCAATAAATGGACTCAATACTATCGATTATTTAAAAGATTCTTTATAAGAAAATTTACTAATTATAGACCAAAGGAAACACTAAAAGATTTTAAAAATCTTATTTCTTGGACCTTCCAATATCAAATAGATTTAGATAATTTTATTTATACTAATTCCTATTCAAATAAAATTATAATAATTAAAACATATAAAGACTTAAATTACTTTTTAAAGTTATTGAATTAGATACTTTAATTTATAATAAATTTAAAACTTTTTTATANNNNNNNNNNNNNNNNNNNNNNNNNNNNNNNNNNNNNNNNNNNNNNNNNNNNNNNNNNNNNNNNNNNNNNNNNNNNNNNNNNNNNNNNNNNNNNNNNNNNAATAACATTGTTTTTTTCGGTGGAGCAGGAACTTCCACAGAGAGTGGTATTCCAGACTTTAGAGGAAAGGATGGTCTTTATAGTAGAAAATATAAAGGCTATGACCCAGAAGAAATTTTACATATTGATTTCTTTTTACAAAACAGAAAAATTTTCAATGAATTTCTAGAAGAAAAAATGAACTTTAAAAATATAAAACCTAATAAAGGTCATCTTGCTTTAGTTAAATTAGAACAAATGGGAAAACTTAAAGCTGTTATTACACAAAATATTGATAATTTGCACCAAGATGCAGGTTCTATAAATGTATTAGAACTTCATGGAAATATCTCTCATTTTTACTGCTTAGCTTGTGGAAAAAAGGAACCTAAAAATTTTAGATGTGACTGTGGTGGTATAACTCGTCCACCTGTAACTCTTTATGGAGAAAATTTAGATGAAGAGGTCACTGAGCTTGCCATTACTGCTATAAAAAAAGCTGATACTTTAATTGTCGCTGGAACAAGCTTAACTGTATATCCAGCAGCTTATTATATACAATATTTTAAAGGAAGAAATTTAGTTATTATAAATGCAGATGAAACTAAATATGATCAATATGCAACTCTAGTTATTAGAGATAGCTTTGCTCAAGTTATGGATTATGCAGTAAATAAACTAAAGTAAATCAACTTTTTAGTGGTTACTTTTTTGTAACCAATTTACCTTAAACTTAAATTATGGTAATATAGCTCTTATCATAATTTAACGGAGGTAAGCATGAAACCTATTGAAAAATCAAAAAAAATAAAATTTCTCATATTCTTAATTTTTACAGTGATTTTTTTCAGTTGTACTAAAGAGAATACGAAAAATACAGATAATACATTGAAAATAGCCCAGAGTGGAAATCCTAGATCTCTTGATGTTCATAATGCCAATGATGGATTTTCTTTAAGAATAAACAAACAAATCTATTCTAGGTTAGTTGAAATTGATGGAGATAGAAATATCATTCCTGGGTTAGCTGAAAGCTGGAATAAAGTTGATGATAGAACTTATGATTTTAAAATAAGAGATAATATCAAATTCCATAACGGAGATAAACTACAGCTAGAGGATATTAAATTTTCCTTTGAAAGAATGATGAAATCTCCTAGAATAAGTTTTATTGTTCCCCCCATTGAAAAAATTGAAATAGTAGAACCTAATACAATTAGAATTGTTACAAAAACTCCTTTTGCACCATTACTATATCACCTTTCTCATCCTGCACTTGGGATAGTTAGTAAAAAAGTAATTGAGTCTTCTGGAGAAAATCCTGAAATTGTTGGAACTGGTCCTTATAAATATAATTCATGGATTATTGGAGATCAAGTAGTTTTAGATAAAAATAATGATTACTTCTTAACTCCACCATCATTTGATAAACTTATATTTAAAACAATAACAGAACCTACAAATAGGGAGATTGCTTTAGAAACAAAAGAGATTGATGTAGCTCTAGATATAAGTACTGTTGATGCCTCAAAAATAAAGGAAAACAGTGACCTTGTTTTATATACAAAACCCTCATATTCATATAGATACTTAGGGTTCAATAATAAAAAAGATGTTTTCAAAAATGAAAACCTAAGAAAAGCTATTGATTATGCCATTGACAAAGAAGCCATTGTTAATATTATTTTAAATGGTTATGGAGATGTTGCCAACTCAGTTATAGCTCCAAATGTATTTGGTTTTACAGATACTGTTAAAAATGTGGGCTACAATCCTGAAAAAGCAAAGGAACTAATGAAAAGTTTAGGTAATGAAGGAGATATCACTTTAGAACTTCTTACTATGGGATCTAGTGATGAAAAAGCTATTGCTGAAGTGATTCAAGCTAATTTAAAAGAGATTGGAGTAGATTTAAAAATAAATATCGTTGAAAGTGGAACTTTTTATGATTTAACAGAAAAAGGATTCTTTGATATGTTTTTAGGTTCTTGGGGAACTGTAACTGGAGATGCTGATTATGGTTTATATCCTATGTTTCATTCTAAATCTATCGGTAGTCCTGGAAATCGTTCTTTTTACTCTAATGAAACTGTAGATAAACTTTTAGATGCAGGAAAAATAACTGTAGTCGAAAGTGAGCGTTTAAAAATATATCAACAAGCTCAAGAGCAAATTCTTAAAGATACTCCACATGTTATGCTTTATAATAGTGTTATTATTGTTGGAGCTCAAAAAGATTTAAAAGGATTAAATATACACCCTGTAACACTACACGATTTCTATCCTCTTTATAGAGAAAATTAATATAGAATACTTAATAACAATTATGAGAAAAAGGAGGAAATAATTCCTCCTTTTTTTAAAATAACTTATTTTTTTATATTCTCTTCAAACTTACAACCAAAAGATTTCATATCTTTTAAAATTGGCAAAAGCTCTTTCCCACAATCTGTTAAAGTATAGTAAGACTCAACTGTATTCCCCTTATATACTTTTCTATTTTCTACAATTTTATGTAAAACTAATATATTTAGTTGTTCAATTAGAATCTTCTTACTACAACCTAATAGACGCTGTAACTCTCCAAGTCTTAGCTCTATATCTTTTAAACTAAAAATAATTGTCGGAACCCATTTTTTACCTAAAATTAATGCTGTTAATTCTACTGGGCAATGATCTGTATTTTTGTTCTCTACCATAATTTCCTCCACACTTTTTATAAAGTATATCAAAGAAATTTTTCTTAGGCAAACAATAAATTATCTAACATTTTTTATTTTGAAACTCTTCTTTTAGCTTCTAATCTATTATGTAATCCATAATTATCACTTCTTTTTTTAGCATCTTTTTTATAATAGCAGCTACCATGTATAAGTTGTAGTATATGAAGAGAATCTAATCCACCAAGTTCCATACTGCCTCTACATGATCCACAATAAGAAATTATGTGATCTTGAGTTGCATCACTAACTCTTCTATCAACAATTCTTTTATAAAGATCCGCATTTATACATCCAAGCATTCCCCCAACTCCACAACATCTTGTATTCTCTCTAATATTAGCCATTTCTTCTACTTTATATCCAAGTTGTGATAAGACCCATCTAATACTATCGTGATGTGAAGTTACATATCTTGTTGGACACGAATCATGAATATTAAATATAACATCAGAATCTTTTCCTATATCTTTTTTATCTTTTGGTATTCCAATCTCCTCTTTCATCAAATCCCAATATGATATAACTTTTCTTCCAGAATATTTTTCATATGTTAAATAGCATGATGGACAAAGAGTTACTATAACATCTGCCTCTATTTCATCTATCTCTTTTTGAACTCTTGAATATCTTTCTTCAAATAACTTTGTTTCACCAATAATCTCAGTTGGTTTAGCACAACATTGTAATATGATTCCTACATTGTCCTCGCCTAAAGTTTTCTTCATATGCTCATATGTTTCCTCTACTAACTCTGGAAATGATGCTGGTACAGTACATCCAGGTATTAAAACATACTTAGTTTGTTTTTTCCCAGGAATTGTTACTGAGTATTTTTTACTACATTCCAACTCTTGACCATCATCTAAACCAGTGTGTCCATCTAATGGTGATATATCCCCATTAGCTTTTACATACTCCTTACGCATCTCCATAAAGTTTTCTCTTATTTCAAAACTGTTTGGACATTTTATAGTACATTGTTTACACTCATTACAAGAGTACGCTATGTTCATATCCATATTCTCATAACCTTTTTCTAGATACTCTTTAAATAACTCTTTAGGACAAGATGTATATTCTGGCATCATCATACACTCTTTCATACAAAGCTTACATTCACACTGCAAACATCTACTTGCTTCTTCTAAAGCTATTTTATGTGTAAATGTTTTTTCAACTTCTAAAAATGTTTTTATTCTCTCTTTAGGATCTAGCTCCTCACCTTTTCTTCTTTTAATTTTACTATCTAAATTCCAGCTTTCTGGTAGATACTCTGTTGGTAAATAAAGTTTGGTTTCACTTTTCCCGCCTTCTAAAGTTATATCTCTTCCCATCCATACATCTTCATTATTTAAAAATCTTATAATAGATTTAGCTGCTCTTCTTCCCTCTGCCATAGCTTGAACAACTATATTTGAAGAAGCACAATCTCCTGCATAAAAAATTTTAGGATTTTTCTCATTTTGTAAACTCTCTTTATTAAACTGAAATCTCTCTCCACTATTTATAGTTAAATCAACACCTTGTCCAATAGCAAATATCAA
Coding sequences within:
- a CDS encoding KAP family P-loop NTPase fold protein, coding for MYYEKLTENRKRFVNHLIPLIDSTFDREIYEKERIKTISIDASWGMGKTLLKDVLVEKLGENGIKAKAINAWETDYFSDPMKSLIGEINGSDLNLSSDTIEKGEKLIKNIGGVATKIFGTALLKKLNFTNEDIINIKSIFQGIDSSVVEEYKKYKDLVKSFKESFGISVGTSKRVIILDELDRCKPSYAIELLEAIKHIFDIYNLTFIFLINKEQLKYTVENLYGCNRENEDYFEKFFDLQLIFPEIDISDFLQIEYENYKYTKEALIKDGELNFEIFMKALLIKILETKYKEIKIKSIRQIRKILNKFTCLLRTFTEGEKRSLILITNFIAYFLYREFYNEIKKDKTIFGIDILYFFQDIICNREINSGYKIEVLDSFYNNECLFEVESTIILSTLATLTEVRKVVITNQNNLISEKLKYPLFNQKFNFNQIKILCDGNTIGIPLNLNFINEFKEESIYKWCEEKYEFTCYID
- a CDS encoding Fic family protein → MNNKLKKIYELKSELDHRIPLNQGEIKRIKENYIIKNTYNSNAIEGNALTEMETRFVIETNLAVGKKSLKDHLEIRNYYNALLYIETLTNEILSEENIKTVYAILLDGLNCTNKGKYRTTVTSQEMNDLMAWYTSKPVTINRIIEFICKFINIHPFIDGNGRTLRLLTNLELLKLGYPPITILTTDKLEYYQALDNSYYENYEKVYDFFYNCIIESLNEYLSFIN
- a CDS encoding FAD-dependent oxidoreductase translates to MLKKEIVENMKHIVDNCMGDSKSACTTACPMNTDAKKYIALMGDNRGEEAIKVIREELFIPRILGRVCAHPCESACRRGEEDEAISIAGLKRYIADNYDNPDMWDLSKKDSTGKKVAIIGFGPAGAQGAITLLKEGHEVTIFEKNSFSGGMLRYGIPEYRLPRDIIESEFSLINRLGGKVKFNIEVGKDICFETLEKEYDAVLVSIGKQIGRKDRTLDNHDAKGILTAVEFLKEVSLTRESKEAKGNILTVGGGDVAMDCARSALRLKNSKNSYVLFLEKNLESLTASKHEVESAMAEGVKFIPSFGIKEILINEEGRVNEIIIKKCESLFNENGEFSPKFNEEEIEKIDIDTLIFAIGQGVDLTINSGERFQFNKESLQNEKNPKIFYAGDCASSNIVVQAMAEGRRAAKSIIRFLNNEDVWMGRDITLEGGKSETKLYLPTEYLPESWNLDSKIKRRKGEELDPKERIKTFLEVEKTFTHKIALEEASRCLQCECKLCMKECMMMPEYTSCPKELFKEYLEKGYENMDMNIAYSCNECKQCTIKCPNSFEIRENFMEMRKEYVKANGDISPLDGHTGLDDGQELECSKKYSVTIPGKKQTKYVLIPGCTVPASFPELVEETYEHMKKTLGEDNVGIILQCCAKPTEIIGETKLFEERYSRVQKEIDEIEADVIVTLCPSCYLTYEKYSGRKVISYWDLMKEEIGIPKDKKDIGKDSDVIFNIHDSCPTRYVTSHHDSIRWVLSQLGYKVEEMANIRENTRCCGVGGMLGCINADLYKRIVDRRVSDATQDHIISYCGSCRGSMELGGLDSLHILQLIHGSCYYKKDAKKRSDNYGLHNRLEAKRRVSK
- a CDS encoding winged helix-turn-helix transcriptional regulator, which codes for MVENKNTDHCPVELTALILGKKWVPTIIFSLKDIELRLGELQRLLGCSKKILIEQLNILVLHKIVENRKVYKGNTVESYYTLTDCGKELLPILKDMKSFGCKFEENIKK
- a CDS encoding ABC transporter substrate-binding protein, whose amino-acid sequence is MIFFSCTKENTKNTDNTLKIAQSGNPRSLDVHNANDGFSLRINKQIYSRLVEIDGDRNIIPGLAESWNKVDDRTYDFKIRDNIKFHNGDKLQLEDIKFSFERMMKSPRISFIVPPIEKIEIVEPNTIRIVTKTPFAPLLYHLSHPALGIVSKKVIESSGENPEIVGTGPYKYNSWIIGDQVVLDKNNDYFLTPPSFDKLIFKTITEPTNREIALETKEIDVALDISTVDASKIKENSDLVLYTKPSYSYRYLGFNNKKDVFKNENLRKAIDYAIDKEAIVNIILNGYGDVANSVIAPNVFGFTDTVKNVGYNPEKAKELMKSLGNEGDITLELLTMGSSDEKAIAEVIQANLKEIGVDLKINIVESGTFYDLTEKGFFDMFLGSWGTVTGDADYGLYPMFHSKSIGSPGNRSFYSNETVDKLLDAGKITVVESERLKIYQQAQEQILKDTPHVMLYNSVIIVGAQKDLKGLNIHPVTLHDFYPLYREN
- a CDS encoding NAD-dependent protein deacylase, whose product is MVFFGGAGTSTESGIPDFRGKDGLYSRKYKGYDPEEILHIDFFLQNRKIFNEFLEEKMNFKNIKPNKGHLALVKLEQMGKLKAVITQNIDNLHQDAGSINVLELHGNISHFYCLACGKKEPKNFRCDCGGITRPPVTLYGENLDEEVTELAITAIKKADTLIVAGTSLTVYPAAYYIQYFKGRNLVIINADETKYDQYATLVIRDSFAQVMDYAVNKLK